A portion of the Carya illinoinensis cultivar Pawnee chromosome 11, C.illinoinensisPawnee_v1, whole genome shotgun sequence genome contains these proteins:
- the LOC122280914 gene encoding expansin-like B1 gives MGLAGLENQVGILCVICMVLLLPAICATQDVFSYTSRATYYGSDHSHGTPSGTCGFGEFGRTVNDGSVAGVSKLYKNATGCGACYQVRCTSSQYCSKDGVNVVVTDFSKGDNIDFILSSRAYERLARPGTKGDKELFDRGVIDVEYQRVSCRFPGHNLMFKVHEQSKYPNYLALVVIYAAGKNDITAVELCQEDCKHWRGMHKAFGAVWELSNQVPSGPIKVRFQVGGSGWVESKNDLPALWKSGVAYDSNIQL, from the exons ATGGGTCTTGCAGGACTTGAAAACCAAGTTGGTATTCTTTGTGTGATCTGCATGGTATTGCTCTTGCCTGCTATATGCGCCACTCAAGACGTTTTTAGTTACACATCAAGAGCAACCTACTACGGTAGTGATCACAGCCATGGGACTCCAA GTGGAACTTGTGGGTTTGGAGAATTCGGAAGGACTGTCAATGATGGCAGTGTGGCTGGAGTCTCTAAGCTGTATAAGAACGCAACTGGTTGTGGTGCATGCTATCAA GTTAGGTGCACATCATCACAATATTGTAGTAAGGATGGAGTGAATGTGGTAGTGACTGACTTCAGTAAAGGTGACAACATTGACTTCATACTCAGCTCTCGAGCCTACGAAAGATTGGCACGCCCTGGAACCAAAGGGGACAAGGAATTGTTTGATCGTGGCGTGATCGATGTAGAATACCAAAGGGTCTCATGCCGCTTCCCTGGTCACAACCTTATGTTCAAGGTCCATGAGCAAAGCAAATATCCTAATTATCTTGCTCTAGTGGTTATATATGCAGCTGGAAAAAACGACATCACAGCGGTCGAATTGTGTCAG GAGGATTGCAAACATTGGAGGGGCATGCATAAAGCCTTTGGGGCAGTGTGGGAGCTGTCTAATCAAGTACCAAGTGGTCCAATAAAAGTAAGGTTTCAAGTGGGTGGCAGCGGTTGGGTGGAATCCAAAAATGATCTGCCTGCTTTGTGGAAATCTGGGGTTGCTTATGACTCAAACATTCAGCTCTAA